In a single window of the Bacillus mycoides genome:
- a CDS encoding YhbD family protein, translated as MITNLISKKDLLELTGISYGQLYRWKRKNLIPEDWFVRKSTFTGQETFFPKEKILERIDKIQTMKEDLSLDELANMFSPSVTEILLAKEDLIRKEITSEPVLQFFMEQTNKTEDFQFAEILYVYVLEELLQSGDVSLEEGKMVLQVLSENYEAIKHKNCDVIIVRKLGISTCFLVSNVDDLIFEKGTKIVLREAITKYTEALKTKLL; from the coding sequence TTGATTACAAATTTAATTTCAAAAAAAGATTTATTAGAGTTAACTGGTATTTCATACGGACAGTTATATAGGTGGAAGAGAAAAAATTTAATACCGGAAGATTGGTTTGTACGGAAGTCAACGTTCACAGGTCAGGAAACATTTTTTCCGAAAGAAAAGATATTAGAGCGTATTGATAAAATTCAAACGATGAAAGAGGATCTATCGCTTGATGAATTGGCAAATATGTTTTCACCAAGCGTAACAGAGATTCTTTTAGCAAAGGAAGATCTCATTCGTAAAGAAATTACATCAGAACCTGTTTTACAATTTTTCATGGAGCAAACGAACAAAACGGAAGATTTTCAATTTGCAGAGATTCTTTATGTATACGTGTTAGAAGAACTTCTTCAATCAGGAGACGTTAGTTTAGAAGAGGGGAAAATGGTCTTACAAGTATTAAGTGAAAATTACGAAGCGATTAAGCATAAAAATTGTGACGTAATTATCGTTCGAAAGTTAGGGATTTCTACATGTTTCTTAGTTTCAAATGTGGATGATTTAATTTTTGAAAAGGGAACAAAAATTGTTTTACGTGAAGCGATTACGAAATATACCGAAGCATTAAAAACTAAACTGTTGTAG
- a CDS encoding MDR family MFS transporter — protein MVEKNNKLGFVVAGLLLGILMASMDNTIVVTAMGTIVGDLGGLENFVWVVSAYMVAEMAGMPIFGKLSDMYGRKRFFIFGLIVFMIGSALCGTAENITQLGIYRAIQGIGGGALVPIAFTIVFDIFPPEKRGKMGGLFGAVFGLSSIFGPLLGAYITDYISWHWVFYINLPLGILALIFITLFYKESRVHREQKIDWFGAITLVGAVICLMFALELGGQKYDWDSSFILSLFAGFAILVIAFIVIERKVEEPIISFEMFKQRLFGMSTIIALCYGAAFMSATVYIPLFIQGVYGGTATNSGLLLLPMMLGSVVTAQLGGFLTSKLSYRNIMIISAVIMLIGLFLLSTLTPETSRILLTIYMVIIGFGVGFSFSVLSMAAIHNFGMEQRGSATSTSNFIRSLGMTLGITIFGMIQRTGFQDQLEESFKGMSGGMNTNALGDSRAILSESARSQIPPQILDKIIEALSSSIVQTFMWALVPASLAFVFVFFMGNERMVYKKEQNKVKSETSKA, from the coding sequence ATGGTTGAAAAGAATAATAAACTCGGCTTCGTTGTTGCCGGTTTATTGCTAGGTATCTTAATGGCATCAATGGATAATACCATTGTCGTAACAGCGATGGGAACAATCGTTGGTGATTTAGGGGGTCTTGAAAACTTTGTATGGGTTGTTTCTGCCTATATGGTTGCAGAAATGGCAGGTATGCCGATTTTCGGTAAACTATCAGATATGTATGGTAGAAAGAGATTCTTTATTTTCGGTTTAATCGTCTTTATGATTGGTTCGGCACTTTGTGGTACTGCTGAAAATATTACACAGTTAGGTATTTATCGTGCCATTCAAGGTATTGGCGGCGGGGCACTAGTGCCGATCGCATTTACTATCGTTTTTGATATTTTCCCTCCAGAAAAGCGCGGGAAAATGGGTGGTTTATTCGGAGCAGTATTTGGTTTATCAAGTATTTTCGGGCCATTACTTGGCGCATATATTACGGATTATATTAGCTGGCACTGGGTGTTTTATATTAACTTACCACTTGGAATTTTAGCACTTATTTTTATTACATTATTTTATAAAGAGTCACGAGTTCATAGAGAACAAAAGATTGATTGGTTTGGCGCAATTACTTTAGTTGGTGCAGTAATTTGTTTAATGTTCGCCTTAGAATTAGGCGGACAAAAGTATGATTGGGATTCTAGCTTTATTTTAAGTTTATTTGCTGGGTTCGCTATTTTAGTAATTGCTTTTATTGTTATTGAACGAAAAGTAGAAGAACCAATCATTTCATTTGAGATGTTTAAACAACGTCTATTCGGAATGAGTACAATTATTGCCTTATGTTACGGGGCGGCATTTATGTCAGCAACTGTGTACATTCCGTTATTTATTCAAGGCGTATACGGTGGTACCGCAACAAACTCAGGATTATTGTTATTACCAATGATGTTAGGATCAGTAGTTACAGCGCAGTTAGGTGGATTTTTAACATCGAAACTTAGCTACCGAAACATTATGATTATTTCTGCTGTAATTATGCTAATCGGATTATTCTTATTAAGTACATTAACGCCAGAAACAAGTCGTATATTATTAACAATTTATATGGTTATTATCGGTTTTGGAGTTGGTTTCTCATTCTCTGTACTAAGTATGGCTGCTATTCATAACTTCGGTATGGAGCAACGCGGTTCTGCGACTTCAACGAGTAACTTCATTCGTTCATTAGGTATGACACTTGGTATTACAATCTTCGGAATGATTCAAAGAACTGGTTTCCAGGATCAATTAGAAGAATCGTTTAAAGGTATGAGCGGGGGAATGAATACAAACGCTTTAGGAGATTCAAGAGCTATTCTATCAGAATCGGCAAGATCTCAAATTCCGCCGCAAATATTAGATAAAATTATTGAAGCTCTCTCTAGTTCAATCGTTCAGACATTTATGTGGGCGTTAGTCCCCGCAAGTTTAGCGTTCGTATTCGTTTTCTTTATGGGAAATGAGCGCATGGTATATAAAAAAGAACAAAACAAGGTGAAAAGTGAAACATCAAAAGCATAA
- the ycaC gene encoding isochorismate family cysteine hydrolase YcaC, which translates to MSDLYSRLSKSDAAVLLVDHQTGLISSLVRDYGVDEFKNNVLALANTAKFFDLPVILTTSFEDGPNGPLMQQLIELFPNAPKIARPGQINAWDNDEFVKAIEATGKKQLIIAGVVTDVCVAFPALSAINAGYEVFVVTDASGTFSKQVADAALMRMAHGGVQLMNWFSVAAELQRDWRNDVEGFGALLAKHLPSYQNIIGSYMGAQKEFSK; encoded by the coding sequence ATGTCTGATTTGTATTCTCGTCTTTCAAAAAGTGATGCCGCGGTTCTTCTAGTGGATCATCAAACAGGTCTTATTTCCAGTCTAGTGCGTGACTATGGTGTTGATGAATTCAAGAATAATGTTTTAGCTCTTGCGAATACCGCTAAGTTTTTTGATTTACCTGTTATTTTAACAACTAGCTTCGAAGACGGTCCTAATGGTCCACTCATGCAGCAATTAATCGAACTATTTCCAAATGCGCCTAAAATAGCGCGTCCTGGACAAATTAACGCGTGGGACAATGATGAATTTGTAAAAGCTATTGAAGCAACGGGTAAAAAACAGTTAATTATCGCAGGTGTCGTTACTGATGTTTGTGTTGCGTTCCCAGCTCTATCAGCTATAAATGCAGGGTATGAGGTATTTGTTGTAACGGATGCATCTGGAACTTTTAGTAAACAAGTTGCTGATGCCGCTCTTATGCGTATGGCTCATGGAGGGGTGCAACTAATGAACTGGTTTAGCGTTGCAGCAGAATTACAGCGTGACTGGCGAAATGATGTTGAAGGTTTCGGAGCTTTACTTGCTAAGCATCTTCCAAGTTATCAAAATATCATTGGAAGCTATATGGGGGCTCAAAAAGAATTTAGTAAATAA
- a CDS encoding MDR family MFS transporter: MKYLLKRYNKPILIRLFGELLVRTTEAMLAIIFIVHVNKALNGNVIVTMLLFGLQPLADIVFTLIAGGVTDKYGRKKIMLLGLLLQAFAVSGFVFAESVAFFALLYVVNGIGRSLYIPAQRAQIADLTKEEQQAEIFAVLHTTGAIGSVIGPLIGAFFYTSHPEYLFILQGVALTLYAILVWTQLPETAPLMKNVNKTKEVYSPKQFISKHYAVFGLMVSTLPISFFYAQTESNYRIFAESVFPNFLFVLVFISTCKAVMEVILQISLVKWSEQFSMPKIIVISYTCYTLAAIGYGYSTTIWSLFFTLLFLVIGQSIALNHLLRFVSQIAPSHRRGLYFSIYGIHWDISRTCGPFVGALLLSKLSGSTLFYICAFLLIIGGIIQAFFVQSLERNKTKELSL; the protein is encoded by the coding sequence ATGAAGTATCTTTTAAAACGTTATAATAAGCCTATTCTCATTCGATTGTTCGGTGAATTGTTAGTCCGAACGACTGAAGCGATGTTAGCTATCATTTTTATTGTTCACGTTAATAAAGCGTTAAATGGTAATGTCATCGTTACAATGCTTCTTTTCGGATTACAGCCCCTCGCTGATATTGTGTTTACATTAATCGCTGGGGGTGTAACAGATAAATACGGCCGAAAGAAAATAATGTTACTCGGATTACTTTTACAAGCTTTTGCCGTAAGCGGATTCGTTTTTGCTGAATCGGTCGCCTTTTTCGCCTTATTGTATGTAGTAAATGGTATTGGACGCTCTTTATATATTCCGGCACAGCGAGCACAAATCGCTGACTTAACGAAGGAAGAACAACAGGCAGAAATATTTGCTGTTCTGCATACTACGGGAGCAATCGGCTCTGTAATTGGCCCATTAATCGGCGCCTTTTTCTATACTAGTCACCCTGAGTATTTATTTATTTTGCAAGGTGTAGCCCTTACGCTATATGCTATTCTCGTTTGGACGCAGCTTCCTGAAACAGCTCCACTCATGAAAAACGTTAATAAAACTAAAGAAGTATATTCGCCAAAACAATTTATTTCAAAGCATTACGCTGTGTTTGGACTTATGGTTTCTACGCTACCGATTAGTTTTTTCTACGCCCAAACCGAATCAAATTATCGTATATTCGCCGAAAGTGTATTTCCAAATTTTCTATTTGTACTCGTGTTTATCTCAACTTGTAAAGCTGTCATGGAAGTGATTCTCCAAATTTCCCTTGTGAAATGGTCTGAACAGTTTTCTATGCCTAAAATCATTGTTATTTCCTATACTTGCTATACGTTAGCTGCGATTGGCTACGGTTATTCCACAACAATATGGTCATTATTCTTCACATTGCTCTTTTTAGTAATTGGGCAAAGTATAGCTTTGAATCACTTACTACGATTCGTTTCACAAATCGCTCCAAGTCATAGACGCGGATTATATTTTTCTATATACGGTATACATTGGGATATTTCAAGAACTTGTGGGCCTTTTGTAGGTGCATTGTTATTAAGTAAATTAAGCGGTAGTACTCTATTTTATATTTGTGCCTTCTTATTAATAATCGGTGGTATCATTCAAGCTTTTTTTGTTCAATCGTTAGAAAGAAACAAAACAAAAGAGCTGTCCCTATAG
- a CDS encoding GNAT family N-acetyltransferase — MIYEAKIHTRKKLVSMFEDFNNVVLLSYLQGHMGNAWVNDLENPTVAQITVGIFTFYAGDPNAKETEELLRNIPERILVIVNSDQWKKRLETFHERKIDKFLRYKFKRNTEVFNRSKLQSFITALPKGYELRKIDEHIANNPTLHNVSEDFTSQFRSIDDYVNRGIGYSILYNGEVVCGASSYSIYNDGIEIEVATDLDHRRKGLATVVCATLILDCLEKGRYPNWDAANSTSVKLAEKLGYVFDKAYDTYFVNNK; from the coding sequence ATGATATATGAGGCAAAAATACATACAAGAAAAAAATTAGTTTCTATGTTCGAGGATTTTAATAATGTTGTTCTACTTTCTTATTTACAAGGACATATGGGCAATGCCTGGGTGAACGATCTTGAAAACCCGACAGTAGCGCAAATTACGGTAGGGATTTTCACATTTTACGCTGGGGATCCAAATGCAAAAGAGACAGAAGAGTTATTACGTAACATCCCTGAAAGAATTTTAGTAATCGTAAATAGTGATCAATGGAAAAAGCGTTTAGAAACATTCCATGAAAGAAAAATAGATAAGTTTTTACGATATAAATTTAAAAGAAATACAGAAGTGTTTAATCGCTCAAAATTACAATCTTTTATAACTGCACTTCCAAAAGGATATGAATTAAGAAAAATAGATGAGCATATCGCAAATAATCCAACATTACACAACGTTTCTGAAGATTTTACAAGTCAATTTCGATCAATAGATGATTATGTAAATCGAGGTATAGGTTATAGCATTTTGTATAATGGAGAAGTCGTATGCGGTGCATCATCATATAGTATTTATAATGATGGTATTGAAATTGAAGTTGCTACTGATCTTGATCATAGAAGAAAGGGATTGGCAACTGTAGTTTGTGCGACCTTAATATTGGATTGTTTAGAAAAGGGGAGGTATCCAAACTGGGACGCAGCGAATAGTACTTCTGTCAAATTAGCAGAAAAGCTAGGGTATGTTTTTGATAAGGCATATGATACTTATTTTGTAAATAATAAGTGA
- a CDS encoding CsxC family protein gives MSEQCPINVPCQVDGQTQTPLSDAAATPILTPGTPIVKIPVVLAERTIQIVVESDISLDPPATEIKRVLKNVFLTQCKLVPVAFTPVPGTNYRRVTRAKLFVQGYIRKNIEYANDECNGVLYDRIANVPFSGFADLTAADFLSQAVVASSSDTTSHFINPKNGDLPRLDKYFFENTVFYNEQPYCELVSAQFFELDFSPCPTELNEPFGTLREKIVLDLTLKVLQVQQVQV, from the coding sequence ATGAGCGAACAATGCCCAATTAATGTACCATGTCAGGTAGATGGACAAACTCAAACGCCATTAAGTGATGCAGCTGCAACACCAATTCTTACTCCAGGAACACCGATTGTAAAAATACCAGTTGTATTAGCAGAAAGAACAATTCAAATTGTTGTAGAATCTGATATTTCATTAGATCCTCCAGCAACTGAGATTAAACGTGTGTTAAAAAATGTATTTTTAACACAATGTAAGTTAGTTCCTGTAGCATTTACTCCAGTACCAGGTACAAATTACCGCCGAGTTACAAGAGCAAAATTATTTGTACAAGGATATATTCGTAAAAATATTGAATATGCAAATGATGAGTGTAATGGAGTGCTATATGATCGTATTGCAAATGTTCCATTTTCTGGTTTTGCAGATTTAACAGCAGCTGATTTTCTATCACAAGCTGTAGTAGCTTCTTCCTCAGATACTACATCTCACTTTATTAATCCTAAAAATGGTGATTTACCACGTTTAGACAAATACTTCTTCGAAAATACAGTTTTTTATAATGAGCAACCATATTGTGAATTAGTAAGCGCACAATTTTTCGAATTAGACTTTTCACCTTGTCCAACAGAATTAAACGAGCCATTTGGAACTCTTCGTGAAAAAATTGTACTAGATCTTACTTTAAAAGTTTTACAAGTACAACAAGTACAAGTATAA
- a CDS encoding YjgB family protein: MMKVYMKVLIFFLTLTCVAALTACTNAEEKKQTNSTSENSTEKKSDTSEKSKKNEETAPKKENEPVEKPKGQESVKPSTESNTKNTVLNQKSINHVKDLFEQAKEGKVPNVPYAAHTGDIEEIEKAWGKADKTEQAGNGMYATFTSKNVAFGFNKGSQVFDVRSYHSELKSITLQEIEKALGKPASVKENGNDKIYVYKVNDQFELKFVIPKSTGKVHHISVFSPEDSINKMAG; this comes from the coding sequence ATGATGAAAGTATATATGAAAGTACTTATATTTTTCCTAACTTTAACGTGTGTAGCGGCTTTAACCGCATGTACTAACGCTGAGGAAAAGAAGCAAACTAATTCAACATCAGAAAATAGTACGGAAAAAAAGAGCGATACGTCAGAAAAGAGTAAAAAGAATGAAGAGACTGCTCCCAAAAAAGAGAATGAACCTGTGGAAAAACCAAAAGGTCAAGAATCGGTAAAACCTTCAACGGAGTCTAATACGAAAAATACAGTGCTTAATCAAAAATCAATTAACCATGTAAAAGATTTATTTGAGCAAGCGAAAGAAGGTAAAGTACCTAACGTACCATATGCAGCTCATACAGGAGATATTGAAGAAATAGAGAAGGCATGGGGAAAGGCAGATAAGACTGAGCAAGCAGGAAACGGGATGTATGCAACTTTTACAAGTAAAAATGTAGCATTTGGCTTTAATAAAGGATCACAAGTCTTTGACGTACGCTCTTACCATTCAGAGCTCAAATCGATTACGTTACAAGAAATCGAAAAGGCTTTAGGAAAACCAGCGTCTGTTAAAGAAAATGGTAATGATAAAATTTATGTTTATAAAGTAAATGACCAGTTTGAATTGAAATTCGTAATTCCAAAATCGACTGGTAAAGTACATCATATTTCTGTGTTCTCACCGGAGGATAGTATTAATAAAATGGCAGGTTAA
- a CDS encoding BC_2427 family protein gives MNKPWVGKEIWNKVYKWKMLNVQDDSREIREKKESKEIESKKEDKAMGIEKESKETESKKEDKVIGIEKESEKTGLTKENKAIGLEEEEVKIESVKEYEERELEKEEIAIESNKESEETEPAKENKVIGLEKVEVANESEKKSKETESKRESIGLGSKIETSVHSMVVKTPFSIISEVSSFKVFPKINVKNQDAFVFRNEKDAEGRELDSKLLTTVQQYHSEAYCKLVSLNLHEKRVLVELYNQKVKGNNEENKVETSSWIPIHSIILESENGGEVSNYITARLPIEIGRYKGEISLREKVVFTEKVIGIKEVEQEIILTKTEFLVPKVKKNGQNKFTVEKGSLLVEGYIYQCIEYISEQSTFHDNVYQLVQNIVLELIIQVIQEQEVQVRIT, from the coding sequence ATGAATAAGCCATGGGTTGGTAAGGAAATATGGAACAAAGTTTACAAATGGAAAATGCTGAATGTTCAAGATGATTCGCGCGAAATAAGAGAAAAAAAGGAAAGTAAAGAAATAGAGTCAAAAAAAGAAGATAAAGCAATGGGGATAGAGAAAGAAAGTAAAGAAACAGAGTCAAAAAAAGAAGATAAAGTAATTGGAATAGAGAAAGAGAGTGAAAAAACTGGATTAACAAAAGAAAATAAAGCGATTGGATTAGAGGAAGAAGAGGTGAAAATTGAATCAGTAAAAGAATATGAAGAAAGAGAATTAGAGAAAGAAGAAATAGCAATTGAATCAAACAAAGAAAGTGAAGAGACTGAACCAGCAAAAGAAAATAAAGTGATTGGATTAGAGAAAGTAGAAGTAGCAAATGAATCAGAGAAAAAAAGTAAAGAAACTGAATCAAAGAGAGAAAGTATAGGTTTAGGATCAAAAATAGAGACTTCAGTGCATTCAATGGTAGTGAAAACGCCATTTTCTATTATTTCAGAAGTGTCTAGCTTTAAAGTATTTCCAAAAATAAATGTGAAAAATCAAGATGCATTTGTATTTCGAAATGAAAAAGATGCGGAGGGGCGTGAATTAGATTCTAAGTTATTAACTACAGTGCAACAGTATCATTCGGAGGCTTATTGTAAATTAGTTTCTTTAAATCTTCATGAAAAGAGAGTGCTTGTTGAATTATATAATCAAAAAGTTAAAGGGAATAATGAAGAGAATAAGGTAGAGACATCTTCATGGATTCCTATTCACAGCATAATATTAGAGAGTGAAAATGGGGGAGAAGTAAGTAATTATATAACAGCCAGACTACCAATAGAAATAGGAAGATATAAAGGTGAAATTAGTTTACGAGAAAAAGTGGTATTTACAGAAAAAGTGATAGGAATAAAAGAGGTGGAACAGGAGATTATTTTGACAAAAACCGAATTTTTAGTACCAAAAGTAAAAAAGAATGGACAAAATAAATTTACAGTTGAAAAAGGGAGCTTATTGGTAGAAGGATATATATATCAATGTATTGAATACATATCAGAACAAAGTACATTTCATGACAATGTGTATCAGTTAGTACAAAATATTGTATTGGAATTAATCATTCAAGTGATACAAGAACAGGAAGTACAAGTGCGAATTACATAA
- a CDS encoding BC_2878 family exosporium-associated protein, giving the protein MDCEPKRNCQCCQNSICEFLKSLDPYSRIESITIDGNEIVVSYFISFNEIKGIVSFAQEDNEVIFVDCSRIDAIRIGKVCSCKAKVKFIEEDFSLLGNVCPQCLTEGSTLFFDFYNSELNLSLQAKTIDTPRCIEFTDELGNVVKQITIVGEAIVSKDFVQVPELLDFRLLLSHPAGDPLNYGLLFINFPDVTFIIILVSSGYLSISNCLKIESGTGNAEIEEMKKMIVDDNNTYKSIIKLTKIYKNGATESFISKKEL; this is encoded by the coding sequence GTGGATTGCGAGCCGAAACGAAATTGTCAATGTTGTCAAAATAGTATATGTGAATTTTTGAAAAGTTTAGATCCTTATTCTAGGATTGAGAGTATCACAATAGACGGAAACGAAATAGTTGTATCATATTTCATTTCATTTAATGAGATAAAAGGTATAGTTTCATTTGCACAAGAAGACAATGAGGTAATATTTGTAGATTGTTCAAGGATTGATGCGATTCGAATAGGAAAAGTGTGTAGTTGTAAAGCGAAAGTTAAATTTATTGAAGAGGATTTTAGTCTCCTTGGAAATGTTTGTCCACAGTGTTTAACGGAGGGAAGTACACTCTTTTTCGATTTTTATAATTCTGAATTGAATTTATCTCTACAAGCAAAAACAATTGATACGCCTAGATGTATTGAATTTACAGATGAACTTGGGAATGTAGTAAAGCAAATTACAATAGTAGGTGAAGCGATTGTTTCTAAAGATTTTGTTCAAGTGCCAGAACTACTAGATTTCCGATTGCTTTTATCGCATCCAGCTGGGGATCCTTTGAACTATGGATTGCTATTTATTAATTTCCCTGATGTTACTTTTATTATTATTTTAGTATCAAGCGGATACCTTTCCATTTCGAACTGTTTAAAAATAGAGAGTGGAACTGGCAATGCCGAAATAGAAGAAATGAAAAAAATGATAGTGGATGACAATAATACGTACAAGTCGATTATTAAGTTGACCAAAATATATAAAAATGGTGCGACGGAATCTTTTATTTCTAAGAAGGAGCTATAA
- a CDS encoding SgrR family transcriptional regulator — protein MKKGRIKEEDFSSFRGRFMIILEQYMHLWLQYGNGRAEGEQLEITIQNISETLFCTERNSKLIIKKLEEFNWIMWFPGRGRGNRSKLLFQKHPLSLILERGKEITKQGDVKNGSAFIERYSSYFPSLQTQFQTWIDSIFGYQVERTSKGRRDVLRLQVQMNLDIALDPVYATMRSECHMVKHIYDTLVYIDGNTNSVEPRLAFYWEYDDQKYIWTFYLRKGVQFHNRKEFTAYDVVHTFKRFLKAKNNPHAWMLQHVESLHILDDYIVQIRLSTDNKLFLHALSTEQCSIVNEDGDGDGRLIGTGPFRLCEKNEDVFVLEANDLYFRERPFLDRIELWNVEHSVNTCDILAKAHYNNIEKHHKELTRLESNVTYITLNTAKEGPMQNTMFRKALYKIIHSNALIKELQGARGEIAEELVLTKGGTIHINEEIYTLIKESSYRNETLRLYTFTEQDHVEDSYWIQKECAKYGVTIEVIFLETKELLQTSTIQKADIIHDSVTISERIEESLLYMFLTKNSFIHQHSNIKFNEVLQSYFIENQLEKRMTLLHDIEDTLLRQIHIIPLYRNKQQVSSHEKVQNIMINPQGWIDFYQIWFKD, from the coding sequence ATGAAAAAGGGTAGAATAAAAGAGGAAGATTTTTCATCTTTTAGGGGGCGTTTTATGATTATTTTGGAGCAATATATGCACCTGTGGCTCCAGTATGGAAATGGGAGAGCAGAGGGAGAACAATTAGAAATAACAATACAAAATATATCTGAAACTTTATTTTGTACAGAGCGAAATAGTAAATTAATAATAAAAAAATTAGAAGAATTTAATTGGATTATGTGGTTTCCAGGCCGAGGGAGAGGAAATCGTTCAAAGTTGTTATTTCAAAAACATCCACTTTCTTTAATTTTAGAAAGAGGAAAAGAAATAACGAAACAAGGGGATGTAAAAAACGGGAGTGCATTTATTGAAAGGTATAGCTCATATTTTCCATCGCTTCAAACTCAATTTCAAACTTGGATAGATTCGATATTCGGGTATCAAGTCGAAAGGACATCTAAAGGGAGAAGAGATGTACTACGTTTGCAAGTCCAAATGAATCTAGATATTGCATTAGATCCTGTATACGCTACGATGCGTTCGGAATGTCATATGGTAAAACATATATACGACACGTTAGTGTATATAGACGGAAATACAAACAGTGTAGAGCCAAGACTTGCGTTTTATTGGGAATATGATGACCAGAAATATATATGGACCTTCTACTTACGAAAAGGTGTTCAGTTTCATAACAGGAAAGAATTTACTGCTTATGACGTTGTACATACATTTAAACGATTCTTGAAAGCGAAAAATAATCCGCATGCGTGGATGTTACAGCACGTTGAAAGTTTACATATTCTTGATGACTACATTGTGCAGATTCGTTTATCTACAGATAATAAGCTGTTTTTACATGCTTTAAGTACAGAACAGTGTTCTATTGTAAATGAAGATGGAGATGGAGATGGAAGGTTAATCGGTACTGGACCGTTTCGATTATGTGAAAAGAATGAGGATGTATTCGTATTAGAAGCAAATGATTTATATTTTCGCGAGCGACCATTTCTCGATCGAATTGAATTATGGAATGTAGAGCACAGCGTAAATACGTGCGATATTTTAGCGAAAGCACACTATAACAATATAGAAAAGCATCATAAAGAACTAACTAGACTTGAGTCGAATGTAACATACATTACATTAAATACCGCAAAAGAAGGACCTATGCAAAACACGATGTTTCGGAAAGCTCTATATAAAATCATTCATAGCAATGCGCTTATCAAGGAATTGCAAGGAGCGCGCGGAGAAATAGCAGAAGAATTGGTTCTAACAAAGGGTGGCACTATACATATAAATGAGGAGATATATACGCTTATTAAAGAGAGCTCTTACCGTAATGAAACACTGCGACTATATACATTTACAGAACAAGATCATGTTGAAGACTCATATTGGATACAAAAAGAGTGTGCGAAGTATGGCGTCACTATTGAAGTCATTTTTCTTGAAACAAAAGAGTTATTGCAAACAAGTACGATACAAAAGGCTGATATAATACATGATAGTGTGACAATTAGTGAGCGTATTGAAGAAAGTTTACTATATATGTTTCTTACAAAAAACAGCTTTATTCATCAACATAGCAATATAAAATTTAACGAAGTATTGCAGTCTTATTTTATAGAGAATCAATTAGAGAAACGGATGACACTGTTACACGATATTGAAGACACATTGTTACGTCAAATTCATATTATTCCTTTATATCGTAACAAACAGCAAGTAAGTTCACACGAAAAAGTGCAAAATATAATGATCAATCCACAAGGTTGGATTGATTTTTATCAAATATGGTTTAAGGATTGA
- a CDS encoding polymer-forming cytoskeletal protein, with protein sequence MRTENLIINGYGTSNGGEFHKVQLNGKGTVNGNVECEQFECNGYGAVTGDLKSSKARISGSGKVDGTVSTEMMRIDGKGTITQDVKATTLKIAGKGTIGGNVTGEEFKINGQATIDGNCEVDVFSSEGQFTVGGLLSADEININIHGTCRAKEIGGQTIKVRHRLSTFSKLFKTVFGLQLEAELLEGDNIDIDYAHIKTVRGNNVTVGPNCEIELIEYTGVLTVDKSANVKEIRQV encoded by the coding sequence ATGCGTACAGAAAATTTAATTATAAACGGTTACGGTACATCGAATGGCGGTGAGTTTCACAAAGTACAGCTAAACGGAAAAGGAACTGTTAATGGAAACGTTGAATGTGAGCAATTTGAATGTAATGGTTACGGTGCAGTTACTGGTGATTTGAAAAGTAGTAAGGCAAGAATTAGCGGATCGGGTAAAGTTGATGGTACAGTTAGCACAGAAATGATGCGAATCGATGGGAAAGGGACAATTACACAAGATGTAAAGGCGACCACTTTAAAAATTGCAGGAAAAGGTACGATAGGTGGAAATGTCACCGGTGAAGAATTTAAAATCAATGGCCAAGCGACGATTGATGGTAATTGCGAGGTTGATGTTTTTTCTTCAGAGGGACAGTTTACGGTAGGTGGTTTATTAAGCGCAGATGAAATTAATATTAATATTCACGGTACATGTAGAGCGAAAGAAATTGGCGGTCAAACAATTAAAGTAAGACATAGATTGAGTACTTTTAGTAAACTTTTTAAAACAGTATTTGGCCTGCAGTTAGAGGCTGAATTGTTAGAAGGTGACAATATCGATATTGATTATGCTCACATAAAAACGGTAAGAGGAAACAATGTTACAGTAGGACCGAACTGTGAGATTGAACTCATTGAATATACCGGAGTTCTTACTGTTGATAAAAGCGCAAATGTAAAAGAAATTAGGCAGGTGTAA